A single genomic interval of Zingiber officinale cultivar Zhangliang chromosome 4A, Zo_v1.1, whole genome shotgun sequence harbors:
- the LOC121972120 gene encoding bZIP transcription factor 12-like isoform X1, translating to MASRVMASSSAANSSLTRQTSVCSLPVVDLQGSVIGGGEVTKGLGSMGMEELFRSLCAENAAALEADVGASVSRQGSLAALKSVGGKTVEEVWRNITASGMVDGRGVSRAEMTLEDFLARAGAVAEEDVGVPFGSIQADCGTNPVMGETIFPPPQLPADDLVVGFVNGAEGAASRNRRRKRPLLDPVDRVAMQRQKRMIKNRESAARSRERKQAYIVELESLAAKLEEENAQLLRSRELQQRMRIKQLLENPVPVTQKKRAHRPLRRTRSLEW from the exons ATGGCATCGAGGGTCATGGCGTCGTCTTCCGCCGCCAACTCCAGTCTCACGCGCCAGACCTCCGTCTGCTCTCTTCCGGTCGTCGATCTCCAGGGATCCGTAATCGGAGGCGGGGAAGTCACCAAGGGCCTCGGCTCCATGGGCATGGAGGAGCTCTTCCGCAGCTTATGCGCCGAGAACGCCGCCGCCCTGGAGGCGGATGTGGGAGCCTCGGTGTCGCGACAGGGTAGCTTGGCGGCGCTCAAGAGCGTCGGCGGAAAGACGGTGGAGGAGGTATGGAGGAATATCACCGCCAGCGGAATGGTCGATGGCCGCGGGGTATCCAGGGCGGAGATGACGTTGGAGGACTTCTTGGCGCGGGCCGGGGCCGTGGCGGAGGAGGACGTCGGGGTCCCGTTCGGTTCCATCCAAGCGGACTGTGGGACGAATCCGGTGATGGGGGAAACTATTTTTCCGCCGCCGCAATTGCCTGCGGATGATTTGGTTGTCGGATTTGTCAACGGAGCAGAGGGTGCTGCAAGTAGAAACCGAAGGAGGAAGAGGCCATTGTTGGATCCAGTGGACAGGGTTGCTATGCAGCGGCAGAAGAGAATGATAAAGAATAGGGAGTCTGCTGCAAGATCAAGGGAGAGAAAACAG GCATATATTGTCGAGCTTGAATCTTTAGCAGCTAAACTGGAGGAGGAAAACGCACAGCTATTAAGATCTCGG GAGCTGCAGcaaagaatgagaattaagcag CTTCTGGAAAATCCAGTACCAGTAACTCAGAAGAAAAGAGCACATCGACCTCTCAGAAGAACACGCTCCTTGGAGTGGTAG
- the LOC121972119 gene encoding probable serine/threonine-protein kinase At1g01540, which translates to MADERPPFLTDELSKRTVIFGLHMWVIIGIGIGAAFVFLLFFLSLWLASRRSSAAAAPAHRRLKAAHRSASASSSSVSKEIQEIRVDPKPPPPQDSDNPAAPLERQSLLPPEAAAQQKIHIELGKDHRIAYPERHLGGGGGSSHCSGKSRSAEQAAMPAPEVSHLGWGHWYTLKELQAATDMFADENVIGEGGYGIVYHGILEDQTQVAVKNLLNNRGQAEREFKVEVDAIGRVRHKNLVRLLGYCAEGAHRMLVYEYVDNGNLERWLHGNIEPSSPLTWAIRMNIVLKTAKGIMYLHEGLEPKVVHRDIKSSNILLDKQWNPKVSDFGLAKLLGSERSYVTTRVMGTFGYVAPEYASTGMLNERSDVYSFGILIMEIISGRNPVDYNRAPGEVNLVEWIKTMVTNRKTEEVLDPKLPEKPSSRALKKTLLVALRCVDPDAQKRPKIGHVIHMLEVDDFPYRDDRQAGRTYPQDKARLLDRAMAESGDSSGYESNASITRSNRYREKARNLASTPNL; encoded by the exons ATGGCGGACGAGAGGCCGCCTTTCCTCACCGACGAGCTGTCGAAGCGCACCGTCATCTTCGGGCTCCACATGTGGGTCATTATCGGCATTGGCATCGGCGCCGCCTtcgtcttcctcctcttcttcctctccctctggCTCGCCTCGCGGCGCAGCAGCGCCGCGGCGGCGCCCGCCCACCGCCGCCTCAAGGCGGCGCACCGCTCCGCCTCTGCCTCCTCCTCCAGCGTCTCCAAGGAAATCCAAGAAATTCGCGTCGACCCCAAACCGCCTCCGCCCCAGGACTCCGACAACCCGGCAGCGCCGCTCGAGCGGCAGTCCCTGCTCCCGCCGGAGGCAGCCGCGCAACAGAAGATCCACATTGAGCTCGGGAAGGACCACCGAATCGCCTACCCGGAGCGCCAcctcggcggcggcggcggatccTCCCACTGCAGCGGCAAGAGCCGGTCGGCGGAGCAGGCAGCCATGCCGGCCCCCGAAGTATCGCACTTGGGCTGGGGGCACTGGTACACTCTCAAGGAGCTCCAGGCGGCCACCGACATGTTCGCCGACGAGAATGTGATCGGAGAAGGCGGTTACGGCATCGTCTACCACGGCATCTTGGAAGATCAAACTCAGGTtgccgtcaagaacttgcttaacAACAG GGGTCAAGCCGAGAGGGAGTTCAAAGTGGAAGTAGATGCAATTGGGCGTGTTCGACACAAGAATTTGGTGAGACTTTTAGGTTATTGCGCTGAAGGTGCTCATAG AATGCTTGTCTATGAGTATGTCGACAATGGGAACTTGGAGCGGTGGCTTCACGGGAACATTGAACCTTCTAGTCCCCTCACTTGGGCAATACGAATGAACATTGTACTCAAAACCGCGAAAGG GATAATGTACTTGCACGAGGGACTCGAACCGAAGGTAGTCCACAGGGACATAAAATCAAGCAACATTTTGCTTGATAAGCAGTGGAATCCTAAAGTTTCAGATTTTGGACTCGCCAAACTCTTGGGGTCAGAGCGGAGTTACGTGACGACACGAGTCATGGGAACATTTGG ATATGTGGCTCCCGAATACGCTAGCACTGGTATGCTGAATGAAAGAAGTGATGTTTATAGTTTTGGAATTCTTATCATGGAGATTATTTCTGGGCGAAATCCGGTTGACTACAACCGAGCACCGGGAGAG GTTAACCTGGTTGAATGGATTAAGACAATGGTCACCAATCGAAAGACTGAAGAGGTATTGGACCCCAAGTTACCGGAGAAACCTTCATCAAGGGCCTTAAAGAAAACTCTTTTAGTAGCACTCCGATGTGTGGATCCTGACGCGCAAAAGAGGCCGAAGATTGGGCATGTGATACACATGCTCGAAGTCGATGATTTCCCCTATAGAGAT GACCGCCAAGCCGGGAGAACTTACCCGCAAGATAAAGCTCGATTGTTAGACAGGGCAATGGCTGAATCCGGTGATAGCAGCGGCTATGAGAGCAATGCAAGTATCACGAGGAGTAATAGATATCGAGAAAAGGCAAGAAATCTAGCATCTACTCCAAATCTATAG
- the LOC121973018 gene encoding F-box/LRR-repeat protein At5g02910-like, with product MDDSGRRLPARRRRLAQQSEGEDYLSGLPDSLLHHILSFLPTRDSVRSSLLARRWRRLWESVPAIVFSSVDKSSANSVDRFLASRSCSCSISHLRLFKIKLEDGGALVRDLLIYAKSHGAQDVTLRQFFFPSDHLPLFDILFDWPSLVALNLQLIYTDIWEFTLPNRIIFSNLKTLSLMLGIAEISATSLARLLSCCPVLEELTLKSFYPWNCSIEIAAPNLRRLTLHRGTDLRIICPKLGFLAITTRNRLKRLHLEAPSLTSIQMHCFFGWIKLSRRFCDVNEEAAASVGDIHLEEFPLAHLVCYELFLV from the coding sequence ATGGACGACTCCGGCCGCCGCCTTCCGGCCAGAAGGCGAAGACTAGCTCAGCAATCAGAAGGGGAAGACTACCTGAGCGGTCTCCCCGATTCCCTACTCCACCACATCCTTTCCTTCCTCCCCACCCGCGACTCCGTCCGCTCCTCCCTCCTCGCCCGCCGATGGCGTCGTCTCTGGGAATCTGTCCCCGCCATTGTCTTCTCCTCCGTCGACAAGTCAAGTGCCAACTCCGTCGACCGCTTCCTCGCATCCCGCAGCTGCTCTTGCTCTATTTCTCATCTTCGCCtcttcaaaataaaactcgaagaCGGAGGAGCCCTCGTCCGCGACTTGCTCATCTACGCCAAATCTCACGGCGCCCAAGATGTGACTCTCCGCCAGTTCTTCTTTCCATCAGATCACCTTCCCCTATTCGACATTCTGTTCGATTGGCCATCGCTCGTGGCGCTGAATCTGCAACTGATCTACACTGATATTTGGGAATTTACTCTTCCAAACCGCATCATCTTCAGCAATCTCAAGACGCTTTCCCTAATGCTTGGAATTGCAGAAATTTCGGCCACGAGCCTGGCAAGGCTGCTCTCTTGTTGTCCTGTTTTGGAAGAACTAACATTAAAGTCATTCTATCCGTGGAATTGTTCCATTGAAATCGCGGCACCAAATCTTCGCAGGTTGACTCTTCATCGCGGCACCGATCTTCGAATTATTTGTCCAAAACTTGGATTTTTAGCGATAACAACCCGCAATCGTTTGAAACGCTTGCATCTCGAAGCGCCCTCTTTGACCTCCATTCAAATGCACTGTTTTTTTGGTTGGATAAAGCTTTCCCGGAGGTTCTGCGATGTGAATGAGGAAGCAGCTGCAAGTGTAGGAGATATACATCTTGAAGAATTTCCTCTTGCACACCTGGTATGTTATGAACTTTTTCTTGTTTAG